The following proteins are encoded in a genomic region of Tenebrio molitor chromosome 7, icTenMoli1.1, whole genome shotgun sequence:
- the Roc2 gene encoding RING-box protein 2 — MSTSIADENENTDRIDSEATKNEKMFTLKKWNAVAMWSWDVECDTCAICRVQVMDACLRCQAESKKDSYGKQDCVVVWGECNHSFHYCCMSLWVKQNNRCPLCQQEWSIQRMGK; from the coding sequence ATGTCTACGTCCATTGCTGACGAAAACGAAAACACCGACCGCATCGACAGCGAAGCGaccaaaaacgaaaaaatgttCACCCTCAAAAAGTGGAACGCCGTTGCGATGTGGAGCTGGGACGTGGAGTGCGACACTTGTGCCATTTGTCGCGTGCAAGTGATGGACGCCTGCCTTCGCTGTCAAGCTGAAAGTAAAAAAGACTCTTACGGAAAACAAGACTGCGTCGTCGTGTGGGGCGAGTGCAATCACTCGTTCCACTATTGTTGCATGTCTCTATGGGTAAAACAGAACAATCGATGTCCTCTTTGTCAGCAAGAGTGGTCGATTCAGCGAATGGGGAAATAA